The following proteins are co-located in the Bacillus pumilus genome:
- the thiL gene encoding thiamine-phosphate kinase yields the protein MDEFDLIRRITPKETHQCSLVMGIGDDASVYQPHSHCEEVVCVDTMVEHVHFRFDFSTPFEVGFKALAVNVSDIAAMGGTPKYYLVSIAIPPHGDETIVTALYEGMKALADTYQMDLIGGDTVAIRSDFVITVTVIGEVPKGKACYRHSAQAGDIVFVTGELGSSAAGLSLLMNEVDSAKAINSAFFLERHKMPQPHIAAGHICSSFPRVTLNDVSDGLASELNEIAEASHVTMEIEADKLPKHPDLPLLRKDWLEWVLFGGEDFVLTGTIPENDWKSFETQCKREDIQITRIGQVKDDQAASVILKDNDQSTTLMKKGYNHFKK from the coding sequence ATGGATGAATTTGATCTTATTCGCCGGATTACACCAAAAGAAACACATCAATGTTCCTTGGTCATGGGGATCGGTGATGATGCAAGTGTTTATCAACCTCATTCACATTGTGAAGAGGTCGTTTGTGTTGATACAATGGTGGAGCATGTTCATTTTCGTTTTGATTTTTCCACGCCCTTTGAGGTTGGCTTTAAAGCGCTGGCAGTCAATGTCAGTGATATCGCCGCAATGGGAGGAACACCAAAGTACTATCTTGTATCGATTGCGATCCCGCCTCATGGTGATGAGACAATCGTCACTGCTCTTTACGAGGGAATGAAAGCTTTGGCTGACACATATCAAATGGATTTGATCGGTGGGGATACGGTAGCCATCCGCAGTGACTTTGTCATTACGGTGACGGTCATTGGTGAGGTTCCAAAGGGAAAAGCTTGTTACCGCCACAGTGCTCAAGCAGGAGATATTGTATTTGTTACAGGTGAGCTCGGTTCATCAGCTGCTGGATTATCACTTTTAATGAACGAGGTAGACTCTGCAAAGGCGATCAATTCTGCTTTTTTTCTTGAGCGTCACAAAATGCCTCAGCCTCACATTGCTGCTGGACACATTTGCTCAAGCTTCCCGCGGGTGACCTTGAATGATGTCAGTGATGGATTAGCGAGTGAGCTGAATGAGATAGCAGAAGCAAGCCATGTGACGATGGAGATTGAAGCTGACAAGCTCCCAAAACATCCAGATTTACCTCTGTTACGCAAAGACTGGCTTGAATGGGTGTTATTTGGGGGAGAGGACTTTGTTTTAACTGGCACGATTCCAGAGAATGATTGGAAAAGCTTTGAAACGCAATGTAAAAGAGAAGACATTCAGATCACACGCATTGGACAAGTCAAAGATGATCAAGCGGCCAGCGTCATTTTAAAAGACAATGATCAATCAACAACGTTAATGAAAAAAGGATATAATCATTTTAAGAAATGA
- the tsaE gene encoding tRNA (adenosine(37)-N6)-threonylcarbamoyltransferase complex ATPase subunit type 1 TsaE, whose product MKLTWTTKGADETKRIAGALAKLVMPGDVLTLEGDLGAGKTTFSKGFAEGLGITRIVNSPTFTIIKEYTDGRLPLYHMDVYRMEDAEEDIGLEEYFEGEGVCLVEWAHLIEPQLPSSYLKIDMLRTEREEERHLTFYAKGERYETLCKEMKEFDHTGD is encoded by the coding sequence GTGAAATTAACATGGACGACAAAAGGTGCGGATGAGACGAAACGAATTGCCGGTGCTTTGGCCAAACTTGTGATGCCAGGCGATGTATTGACATTAGAAGGGGATTTAGGCGCAGGCAAAACCACTTTTTCAAAAGGTTTTGCAGAAGGCTTAGGTATTACCCGTATCGTCAACAGCCCCACCTTTACCATTATTAAAGAATATACCGATGGCAGACTGCCACTTTATCATATGGATGTGTACCGCATGGAAGATGCGGAAGAAGATATCGGACTCGAAGAATATTTTGAGGGCGAAGGTGTATGCTTGGTTGAATGGGCACATCTCATTGAACCGCAATTGCCTTCATCATATTTAAAAATTGACATGCTGAGAACAGAACGTGAAGAAGAACGTCATCTCACGTTTTATGCAAAAGGGGAGCGCTATGAGACCCTTTGTAAGGAGATGAAAGAATTTGACCATACTGGCGATTGA
- the tsaB gene encoding tRNA (adenosine(37)-N6)-threonylcarbamoyltransferase complex dimerization subunit type 1 TsaB, with protein MTILAIDTSNHTLGIALVRDFAVIGESITYLKKNHSVRAMPTVEALMKECGVAPSELSKIVVAKGPGSYTGVRIGVTIAKTLAWTLSIPISAVSSLETLAANGQYFDGWISPLFDARRGQVYTGLYTFEEGKIKEVKPDQNILLTDWLHELKHGGKPVLFLGHDVHLHQESIRSILGETAVLAEGAFHNPRPSVLAFLGADRPVEDVHQLVPNYIRLAEAEVKWLEGQK; from the coding sequence TTGACCATACTGGCGATTGATACGTCAAACCATACACTAGGAATTGCTCTTGTCAGAGATTTCGCAGTGATTGGCGAGAGCATCACGTACTTAAAAAAGAACCATTCCGTCCGAGCGATGCCGACAGTTGAAGCACTGATGAAAGAATGTGGTGTAGCGCCAAGCGAACTAAGCAAAATCGTTGTAGCAAAAGGACCTGGTTCCTACACTGGCGTCAGAATCGGTGTGACCATTGCAAAAACACTTGCGTGGACGCTGTCTATCCCGATATCTGCTGTTTCGAGTTTAGAAACACTCGCTGCAAATGGTCAATATTTTGATGGATGGATCTCGCCACTATTTGATGCGAGAAGAGGACAAGTTTATACTGGGCTATATACGTTTGAAGAAGGAAAGATCAAAGAGGTCAAACCAGACCAAAATATCTTGCTCACGGATTGGCTTCATGAGCTGAAGCATGGAGGAAAGCCTGTCTTATTTCTTGGACATGATGTGCATCTTCATCAAGAGAGCATTCGCTCCATTTTAGGAGAGACTGCTGTTTTGGCAGAGGGGGCATTTCATAATCCAAGACCTTCAGTGCTTGCGTTTTTAGGAGCAGATCGCCCTGTTGAAGATGTCCATCAGCTTGTCCCTAACTATATTCGTTTGGCAGAAGCGGAAGTGAAATGGCTTGAAGGACAAAAATAA
- the rimI gene encoding ribosomal protein S18-alanine N-acetyltransferase: MTVEDIPEVYTIEVHAFTAPWKKESFVYEILHNQYSHYFLIEEDKQPVGYCGVWIVMDDAQITNIAILPEHRGKGYGEALLRYVMEFCKEKKTDHLSLEVRVSNTPAQSLYEKLGFRPASIRKNYYTDNGEDALVMWVNINE; this comes from the coding sequence ATGACAGTAGAGGACATTCCAGAGGTGTATACGATTGAAGTGCATGCGTTTACAGCACCATGGAAAAAAGAATCGTTTGTCTATGAGATTCTCCATAACCAATACAGCCATTATTTCCTCATTGAAGAAGATAAGCAGCCTGTTGGGTATTGCGGAGTCTGGATTGTCATGGACGATGCACAAATTACGAATATTGCGATTCTCCCTGAGCATAGAGGAAAAGGCTACGGGGAAGCATTGCTTCGATATGTCATGGAATTTTGCAAAGAAAAAAAGACAGATCATCTTTCATTAGAGGTGCGGGTATCGAATACCCCAGCACAATCCCTTTATGAAAAGCTTGGTTTCCGACCAGCTTCTATTCGAAAGAACTATTATACAGATAATGGGGAAGATGCATTAGTCATGTGGGTGAATATAAATGAGTGA